From a single Nicotiana tomentosiformis chromosome 2, ASM39032v3, whole genome shotgun sequence genomic region:
- the LOC138905167 gene encoding uncharacterized protein, whose amino-acid sequence MASSGLSLNTPQTFTGENYQIWLVKIKSYFEAYDLWEVVMEDKLIQPLPANPTLAQIKAHSDEKTKKYKAKTIIQNPVADSIFSKIIACETAKEAWVTLKQEYQESERGKQNQILNLKRDFESLRMQDYETIAKYSDRISLIVNKIRLLGEDFKDDRIVEKILVIIPDRFESKISSLEESKDLSTISVAELISALQVQ is encoded by the coding sequence ATGGCAAGCAGCGGTCTCTCTTTGAATACCCCACAAACTTTCACTGGTGAAAACTATCAGATTTGGTTAGTGAAGATAAAATCTTATTTTGAAGCTTATGATCTATGGGAAGTTGTAATGGAAGACAAACTTATACAACCACTTCCTGCAAATCCTACCCTTGCCCAAATCAAAGCTCATTCAGATGAGAAAACCAAAAAATACAAAGCCAAAACTATAATTCAAAATCCAGTAGCAGATTCAATCTTCTCTAAAATCATTGCATGTGAGACAGCAAAAGAAGCTTGGGTAACACTCAAACAGGAGTATCAAGAAAGTGAACGAGGCAAACAAAatcagattttaaatttgaaaagagatTTTGAATCTCTTAGAATGCAAGATTATGAGACCATCGCTAAGTATTCTGACCGAATTTCTTTAATTGTCAATAAAATCAGGTTACTTGGCGAAGATTTCAAAGATGACAGGATAGTTGAAAAAATTCTTGTGATAATTCCCGATAGATTTGAATCCAAAATTTCCTCTCTGGAAGAGTCTAAAGATCTCTCTACCATCTCTGTTGCAGAATTAATAAGTGCTCTTCAAGTACAATAG